In Gossypium hirsutum isolate 1008001.06 chromosome D06, Gossypium_hirsutum_v2.1, whole genome shotgun sequence, one genomic interval encodes:
- the LOC121218403 gene encoding uncharacterized protein, translating to MAERQPVRNVPDLNMQAMLREFEQLFDQKLEPIQDRLDQVEMRGRRGRTPLSPPRNRNRRQFQDNEVSEPSGAESDQGSNVSERRRGRRHHGSREQERYDDDLKSIKLTIPPFHGRSDPEAYLEWEKKIELVFECHNYSEAKKVKLVAIEFLDYAMIWWDQFVTSRRQNGERPITTWTEMKAVMRRRFIPSYYHRELYQKLQNLTQGTKSVEDYYKEMEIAMIRADVQEDREATMARFLVGLNQEIANIVELQHYVEIVDMVHMAIKVEKQIKKKGSARGYSYSNTSKWNQGSIKSASTNPIKEPTTPPPKTLKPIVESSKGEMLVVKRNLSIQTSVDKLQRENLFHTRGLVKERVCSIVIDGGSCTNVASTYMVDKLALPTIKHPSPYKLQWLNEGVELKVTKQAKISFSIGNYHDEVLCDVVPMHAGHILLGMPWQFDRRVKHDGFANQYSIQHKGKNVTLVPLSPQQVMEDQQRLKRSMEQAKEKESDLLWMLGELKGQLGEEKWAAK from the exons ATGGCAGAAAGACAACCCGTACGAAATGTGCCAGATTTAAATATGCAAGCAATGTTGCGCGAGTTTGAACAATTATTTGATCAAAAATTGGAACCAATTCAAGATCGTCTTGATCAAGTGGAAATGAGAGGCCGCCGAGGAAGGACTCCTCTAAGTCCACCTAGAAATCGAAATCGAAGACAATTTCAAGACAATGAAGTTTCTGAACCAAGTGGGGCTGAAAGTGATCAAGGTTCAAACGTTAGTGAACGAAGGAGAGGTCGACGACATCATGGATCACGAGAACAAGAAAGGTATGATGACGATCTTAAAAGTATTAAACTAACTATTCCTCCTTTCCATGGACGTTCAGATCCGGAAGCTTATTTGGAATGGGAGAAGAAAATTGAGTTAGTGTTTGAGTGCCACAATTATTCCGAGGCAAAGAAGGTTAAATTGGTGGCCATTGAATTTTTAGATTATGCAATGATTTGGTGGGACCAATTTGTCACGAGTCGAAGGCAaaatggcgagcgtcctatcACCACTTGGACCGAGATGAAAGCCGTGATGCGGCGAAGGTTTATTCCTTCATATTATcatcgggagttgtatcaaaagctccaaaatcTCACCCAAGGAACCAAAAGTGTGGAGGATTATTACAAGGAGATGGAGATCGCTATGATTCGCGCTGATGTACAAGAAGATCGTGAGGCCACTATGGCGCGATTCTTGGTTGGACTTAATCAGGAAATAGCTAACATcgttgagttgcaacactacgtgGAAATCGTAGATATGGTGCACATGGCTATCAAGGTCGAGAAGCAAATCAAAAAGAAAGGTTCTGCTCGAGGCTATTCTTATTCCAATACATCTAAATGGAACCAAGGTTCGATTAAGAGTGCTTCTACTAATCCGATAAAGGAGCCAACAACACCACCACCAAAAACACTTAAACCAATTGTtgaatctagcaaag gtgaaatgctTGTGGTAAAAAGAAATCTTAGTATCCAAACTTCCGTGGATAAACTACAACGTGAGAATTTATTCCATACGCGTGGACTTGTCAAAGAAAGGGTTTGTAGTATTGTAATTGATGGTGGAAGTTGCACTAACGTCGCAAGCACATACATGGTGGACAAACTTGCTTTGCCAACTATCAAGCATCCAAGTCCTTATAAAttgcaatggctcaatgaaggggTCGAATTGAAGGTGACCAAGCAAGCCAAGATTTCTTTCTCTATTGGGAACTACCATGATGAAGTATTATGTGATGTTGTACCCATGCATGCGGGTCATATTTTACTCGGAATGCCATGGCAATTTGACCGTCGAGTCAAACATGACGGTTTTGCTAATCAATATTCGATTCAACATAAGGGTAAGAATGTTACTTTGGTACCCTTGTCCCCGCAACAAGTCATGGAAGATCAACAACGTCTTAAGCGATCCATGGAacaagcaaaagaaaaagaaagtgat CTCTTATGGATGCTTGGGGAGCTCAAAGGCCAACTTGGGGAAGAGAAATGGGCTGCCAAATAA